One genomic segment of Thunnus albacares chromosome 18, fThuAlb1.1, whole genome shotgun sequence includes these proteins:
- the LOC122968973 gene encoding chemokine-like receptor 1 codes for MMDMTATPSNHTNATGECEENGFFNDTYDDLTRSLNIMSVVIYSLDFILGVLGNGVVIWVTGFKMKKTVNTVWILNLAVADFLFTAFLPFSVIYIALGFHWPFGKFMCKVDNTVRFLNIFVSVYILVVISVDRCVSVVWPVWAQNHRSVRKASCVSLGVWVLGLILSLPSFIFRDIVPSCDGKEIIIICYDNYAFSDDLDSPSEKELGLLRFKAMTIIHFLLGFVVPFTVIVSCYAVIIHRLRRNRTRASRSSRPFKIIAAVITVFFLCWAPFYIMYLIELWYQIDNMSSGVLELVITIGVPLATSLAYLNSCLNPLLYVFMVQDFKDKVRKSILNVFETAFREEVSHSHTDSKSVDTSQRLDESVLNTQV; via the coding sequence ATGATGGACATGACTGCTACACCTTCCAATCACACCAATGCAACAGGTGAATGTGAAGAAAATGGCTTTTTTAATGACACCTATGATGATCTGACAAGGTCTCTCAACATCATGTCTGTCGTTATCTACTCCCTGGATTTCATTCTGGGAGTGCTCGGAAATGGAGTGGTTATCTGGGTGACTGGGTTCAAgatgaagaaaacagtgaacacAGTTTGGATCCTCAACCTTGCTGTTGCTGACTTCCTCTTCACAGCTTTCCTTCCTTTTAGTGTGATATACATAGCTCTGGGTTTCCACTGGCCTTTTGGCAAGTTCATGTGCAAAGTGGACAACACAGTAAGGTTTCTGAACATATTTGTCAGCGTCTACATTCTGGTAGTGATCAGTGTGGACAGATGCGTGTCTGTGGTGTGGCCTGTCTGGGCCCAGAACCACCGAAGTGTACGCAAGGCGTCCTGTGTGAGTCTGGGTGTTTGGGTACTGGGTCTGATACTCAGCCTTCCATCTTTCATTTTCAGGGACATTGTGCCATCATGTGATGGAAaagaaatcatcatcatctgctACGACAACTATGCCTTTTCTGATGACTTAGATTCACCATCTGAGAAAGAGTTAGGACTGCTTCGTTTTAAGGCCATGACCATCATCCACTTCCTTCTGGGTTTTGTTGTCCCCTTCACTGTCATTGTCTCCTGTTATGCTGTGATAATCCATCGTCTCAGGAGGAACCGCACCAGGGCCAGCCGCTCAAGTCGCCCCTTTAAGATCATCGCTGCCgttatcactgttttttttctgtgctggGCTCCCTTTTACATCATGTATCTAATTGAGTTGTGGTATCAAATTGATAATATGTCAAGTGGAGTATTAGAACTTGTTATCACTATCGGGGTCCCTTTAGCCACCAGCCTGGCCTATCTTAACAGTTGCCTGAATCCACTGCTGTATGTCTTCATGGTCCAAGATTTCAAGGATAAAGTTCGCAAATCCATCCTGAATGTATTTGAGACTGCTTTCCGGGAGGAGGTTTCCCACTCGCACACTGACTCAAAGTCAGTGGACACCAGTCAGAGACTCGACGAGTCAGTTCTTAATACTCAAGTATAA
- the LOC122968160 gene encoding chemokine-like receptor 1 encodes MMDMTATPSNDTNTSGIDEENGSFNDTYADLRRSLNIMSVVIYSLDFILGVLGNGVVIWVTGFKMKKTVNTVWILNLAVADFLFTAFLPFSVIYIALGFHWPFGKFMCKVDNTVRFLNMFVSVYILVVISVDRCVSVVWPVWAQNHRSVCKASCVSLGVWVLGLILNFPRLIFRDTESSYDNERIIICYDNYAFSDDFDSLSVYELALLRFKAMTIIRFLLFFAVPFTVIVSCYAVIIHRLRRNRTRASRSSRPFKIIAVVITVFFLCWAPYYIMTLIELWYYTDDTSSGVLTLIVLTIGVPVATCLAYLNSCLNPLLYVFIVKDFKDKVRESILNVFETAFREEVSHSHTDTKSVDTSQRLDESVLNTQV; translated from the coding sequence ATGATGGACATGACTGCTACACCTTCCAATGACACCAATACATCAGGTATAGATGAAGAAAATGGCTCTTTTAATGACACCTATGCTGATCTGAGAAGATCTCTCAACATCATGTCTGTCGTTATCTACTCCCTGGATTTCATTCTGGGAGTGCTCGGAAATGGAGTGGTTATCTGGGTGACTGGGTTCAAgatgaagaaaacagtgaacacAGTTTGGATCCTCAACCTTGCTGTTGCTGACTTCCTTTTCACAGCATTCCTTCCTTTTAGTGTGATATACATAGCTCTAGGTTTCCACTGGCCTTTCGGCAAGTTCATGTGCAAAGTGGACAACACAGTAAGGTTTCTGAACATGTTTGTCAGCGTCTACATTCTGGTAGTGATCAGTGTGGACAGATGCGTGTCTGTGGTGTGGCCTGTCTGGGCCCAGAACCACCGAAGTGTATGCAAGGCGTCCTGTGTGAGTCTGGGTGTTTGGGTACTGGGTCTGATTCTTAACTTTCCACGCTTAATCTTCAGGGACACTGAGTCATCATATGATAATGAAAGAATCATCATCTGCTACGACAACTATGCCTTTTCTGATGACTTTGATTCACTATCTGTTTATGAGTTAGCTCTGCTTCGTTTTAAGGCCATGACCATCATCCGCTTCCTTCTGTTTTTTGCTGTCCCCTTCACTGTCATTGTCTCCTGTTATGCTGTGATAATCCATCGTCTCAGGAGGAACCGCACCAGGGCCAGCCGCTCAAGTCGCCCCTTTAAGATCATCGCTGTCGTTatcactgtttttttcctgtgctgGGCTCCCTATTACATCATGACTCTAATTGAGTTATGGTATTACACTGATGATACATCAAGTGGAGTATTAACACTTATAGTCCTCACTATCGGGGTCCCTGTAGCCACGTGCCTGGCCTACCTTAACAGTTGCCTGAATCCACTGCTGTATGTCTTCATAGTCAAAGATTTCAAGGATAAAGTTCGCGAATCCATCCTGAATGTATTTGAGACTGCTTTCCGGGAGGAGGTTTCCCACTCGCACACTGACACAAAGTCAGTGGACACCAGTCAGAGACTTGACGAGTCAGTTCTTAATACTCAAGTATAA